The Megachile rotundata isolate GNS110a chromosome 8, iyMegRotu1, whole genome shotgun sequence genome has a segment encoding these proteins:
- the LOC100876262 gene encoding polyamine-transporting ATPase 13A3 isoform X1, whose translation MTTTNGLKNDQSSEVLWQKIHTGQDEDMRVYGFEKNKFKSVLVYVSYVLTAGWVRLFFHWYPQLHLYATHDKCPLSRATKLLVTDNYQGKYKSYFVKEVKTISTRNISAQQLSRDLNTNDEQLVEKIRCKRLKINLENGTQCEVFEYKAFWCKKQCYVWDITQNAFSRLIGLDKYTLCSDLHLNSNQGLSKEEQCLRRIVYGNNEIIVPVQSIGVLLILEVLNPFYIFQVFTLCVWFAEGYLYYTVAIVCMSFFGITSSIIQTRKNQINLRGTVASTETVRVHRSKKISENISSSELVPGDIIELPKHQATVICDAVLLTGQCILNESMLTGESVPVTKTPLPSRHVLYDSKECSHHTIFSGTTIIQTRSYSDSPVLARVIRTGYHTSKGSLVAAILYPPPADFKFDQDSYKFIGILAVIATCGFLYTIVTKASRGITADDIAIKALDIITIVIPPALPAAMTVGKLYAQARLKRAEIYCINNRVINVSGGINCVCFDKTGTLTEDGLDMWGIVPCTDGLLGESERTVPKLSGHPLFEGMLVCHSLTLIDGELCGDPLDVKMFESTGWILEESEPEHLNEHDLVTPTIAKPGKNKNGVAENANEIFEIGIVQQYQFSSSLQRMSVIVRVLGSEIFRAYTKGSPEMILSLSKPETIPKDIMFCLKRYTEQGYRVIAMGRKELSESNAKIVKLPRDAIEQNLEFLGLVVMENRLKLPTIPVIQELRAADMHVLMITGDNIQTAVSVAKECGILSSQESVIDVTVVMEEDKSQPKIYFNAQQLSPKLSLRDKRIKIPELHDIERNIGSRNYRFALTGQSWQLLREHYPDIVAKICVRGAIFARMTSDQKQQLVLELMQLGYYVAMCGDGANDCGALRAAHTGISLSEAESSVASPFTSKVPDITCVPKVMKEGRAALVTSFGIFKFMVTYSLTEFVSVIILYSIDSNLTDLEFLFIDICLIVNFASFFGKTRAYEKKLVKKPPMTSLLSFTTIFSLTVHMLIMTIFQAVAYHAVRSFPWFTPFVHANNAEDACYENYSVYCVSMFQYITMAIIFSRGKPYRKPVYSNIAFVFSIILMTIVCAYITVYPAHWIINTLKLRLPPSYHWSIIILALALANFLTCLFVETFIIEYIIEKKFRSRFYRPEKSKKEYFKVEYQLKNDFGWPPLSNELPILPLTPSIENIMNVKYPEEQSKNDFNDKVERNKENNGLYAFDNYTFEDDELTKNTNMITRF comes from the exons ATGACAACAACTAATG GCCTGAAGAATGACCAATCGTCGGAAGTGTTGTGGCAGAAGATTCACACTGGTCAAGATGAAGATATG AGAGTTTATGGGTTCGAGAAGAACAAATTTAAAAGTGTTCTGGTTTACGTGTCGTACGTGTTGACGGCTGGTTGGGTCAGACTCTTTTTCCATTGGTACCCTCAGTTACACCTTTACGCGACTCACGACAAGTGTCCTTTGAGTCGCGCGACGAAATTGCTCGTAACT gataATTATCAAGGGAAATACAAGTCGTACTTCGTGAAAGAAGTGAAAACTATTTCTACCAGGAACATCAG CGCGCAACAACTATCGAGAGATCTGAACACGAACGACGAACAACTCGTGGAGAAGATTCGATGCAAGAGGTTGAAGATCAATTTAGAGAACGGTACGCAATGCGAAGTATTCGAGTACAAAGCGTTTTGGTGCAAAAAACAATGTTACGTATGGGACATCACGCAAAACGCGTTCTCGAGATTAATAGGACTAGACAAATATACGTTATGTTCGGATCTTCATTTGAACAGTAATCAAGGACTCTCTAAAGAGGAACAATGCCTCAG ACGTATCGTCTACGGGAACAACGAGATTATCGTTCCCGTACAAAGTATAGGCGTATTGCTTATATTGGAGGTTCTCAATCCGTTTTacatatttcaagtttttacgCTGTGCGTATGGTTCGCAGAGGGGTACTTATATTACACGGTAGCGATCGTGTGCATGTCGTTCTTCGGAATCACGAGTTCCATCATACAAACCCGTAAG AATCAGATTAATCTTCGTGGAACAGTCGCGTCGACGGAGACTGTTCGCGTGCACAGGAGTAAGAAAATATCGGAAAACATATCGAGCAGCGAATTAGTACCAGGGGATATAATAGAATTACCGAAGCATCAAGCTACTGTTATTTGCGACGCGGTACTCTTAACGGGCCAGTGTATATTAAACGAATCCATGCTAACCG GGGAATCGGTGCCGGTAACGAAAACTCCGTTACCCTCGCGCCACGTGTTGTACGATTCGAAAGAATGCTCCCATCATACCATATTCAGCGGCACCACCATCATTCAAACCAG AAGTTACAGCGACAGTCCGGTGTTAGCACGGGTCATTCGAACAGGTTACCACACCAGCAAAGGGAGCCTCGTCGCGGCCATTTTGTATCCGCCACCGGCAGATTTTAAATTCGATCAAGATTCTTACAAGTTTATCGGTATATTGGCGGTGATCGCGACATGCGGTTTCTTATACACGATCGTGACCAAG GCTTCTAGAGGAATCACGGCCGACGATATAGCGATAAAAGCCTTGGACATAATAACGATAGTGATTCCTCCAGCATTGCCAGCAGCGATGACAGTGGGAAAATTGTACGCTCAAGCGCGGTTGAAAAGAGCagaaatatattgtattaaCAATAGAGTGATCAACGTATCGGGCGGCATAAATTGCGTGTGCTTCGACAAG ACCGGCACTTTAACCGAAGATGGATTGGACATGTGGGGTATTGTACCGTGTACCGACGGTCTTCTCGGCGAATCGGAAAGGACCGTTCCTAAACTAAGCGGTCATCCTCTATTCGAGGGTATGCTAGTTTGTCATAGTTTAACTCTGATCGACGGTGAACTCTGCGGGGACCCTTTAGACGTTAAG ATGTTCGAGAGTACCGGATGGATATTAGAAGAATCCGAGCCGGAGCATTTAAACGAACACGATCTCGTAACACCGACGATAGCGAAACCAGGGAAAAATAAGAACGGTGTCGCGGAAAACGcgaacgaaatatttgaaatcggAATAGTGCAGCAATATCAATTCTCGAGTTCTCTGCAACGAATGTCTGTGATAGTACGCGTACTAGGCTCCGAAATTTTCCGAGCTTACACGAAAGGATCGCCCGAGATGATACTTAGTTTAAGCAAACCTGAAACTATTCCGAAAGATATAATGTTTTGCTTAAAACGCTATACGGAACAGGGCTATCGGGTCATAGCCATGGGACGAAAGGAATTATCGGAAAGTAACGCTAAG ATAGTGAAACTGCCTCGAGACGCGATCGAACAGAATCTCGAGTTCTTAGGTTTAGTAGTTATGGAAAACAGATTGAAATTGCCGACTATACCGGTCATCCAGGAGCTAAGAGCCGCCGACATGCATGTCTTGATGATTACGG GGGACAACATTCAGACTGCGGTGAGCGTCGCGAAAGAGTGTGGCATTTTATCGTCGCAAGAGTCTGTGATAGACGTGACCGTCGTTATGGAAGAGGATAAGTCTCAGCCGAAGATTTATTTTAATGCTCAACAGTTATCCCCGAAGCTG AGCCTTCGCGATAAAAGGATAAAAATACCGGAACTACACGATATAGAACGGAATATAGGTAGTAGGAATTATCGGTTCGCGTTGACGGGACAATCGTGGCAGTTACTGCGCGAACATTATCCAGACATCGTGGCTAAGATCTGCGTTCGTGGAGCAATATTTGCCAGAATGACTAGCGATCAAAAGCAACAATTAGTGTTGGAGCTGATGCAACTCGGTTATTACGTGG CCATGTGCGGAGACGGTGCTAATGACTGCGGTGCCCTGAGAGCGGCGCACACCGGTATATCTTTATCCGAAGCAGAATCCAG CGTTGCCAGCCCTTTCACGTCCAAGGTACCTGACATAACTTGTGTTCCAAAAGTAATGAAAGAAGGCCGCGCGGCCTTGGTCACGTCGttcggaatttttaaattcatggtCACTTATTCCCTTACAGAATTCGTGTCCGTTATTATACTTTACTCGATCGACTCGAATTTGACGGATCTAGAATTCCTTTTTATCGACATCTGTCTGATCGTTAACTTTGCCTCGTTCTTCGGGAAGACCAGAGCATACGAAAAGAAATTAGTAAAGAAACCTCCGATGACTAGTCTATTAAGTTTCACCACGATATTTTCTTTAACTGTTCATATGCTGATAATGACGATCTTTCAAGCCGTTGCTTATCACGCGGTTCGTTCTTTTCCTTGGTTTACTCCGTTCGTTCACGCGAATAACGCCGAAGACGCCTGCTACGAAAACTATTCCGTTTATTGTGTCTCGATGTTTCAATACATAACAATGGCCATAATATTTTCCCGTGGGAAACCGTACCGAAAACCTGTTTACTCGAACATCGCGTTCGTATTTTCCATTATTCTCATGACAATCGTCTGCGCCTATATCACCGTTTATCCAGCACACTGGATAATAAACACGCTAAAATTGCGTCTGCCTCCGTCTTACCATTGGAGTATTATCATTTTGGCGCTTGCCTTAGCCAACTTTCTTACTTGTCTCTTCGTCGAAACGTTCATAATAGAATATATCATCGAGAAAAAGTTTAGATCGCGATTTTATAGGCCCGAGAAGTCCAAGAAGGAATATTTCAAAGTAGAATaccaattgaaaaatgatttcGGTTGGCCACCGCTCAGTAACGAATTACCGATTTTGCCCTTAACACCGAGCATAGAGAACATCATGAACGTTAAATATCCGGAAGAACAGTCCAAAAACGATTTCAACGATAAAGTCGAACGAAATAAGGAAAACAATGGATTATACGCGTTTGATAATTATACCTTCGAAGACGACGAATTGACAAAAAACACAAACATGATAACTAGATTTTAA
- the LOC100876262 gene encoding polyamine-transporting ATPase 13A3 isoform X2, which yields MRVYGFEKNKFKSVLVYVSYVLTAGWVRLFFHWYPQLHLYATHDKCPLSRATKLLVTDNYQGKYKSYFVKEVKTISTRNISAQQLSRDLNTNDEQLVEKIRCKRLKINLENGTQCEVFEYKAFWCKKQCYVWDITQNAFSRLIGLDKYTLCSDLHLNSNQGLSKEEQCLRRIVYGNNEIIVPVQSIGVLLILEVLNPFYIFQVFTLCVWFAEGYLYYTVAIVCMSFFGITSSIIQTRKNQINLRGTVASTETVRVHRSKKISENISSSELVPGDIIELPKHQATVICDAVLLTGQCILNESMLTGESVPVTKTPLPSRHVLYDSKECSHHTIFSGTTIIQTRSYSDSPVLARVIRTGYHTSKGSLVAAILYPPPADFKFDQDSYKFIGILAVIATCGFLYTIVTKASRGITADDIAIKALDIITIVIPPALPAAMTVGKLYAQARLKRAEIYCINNRVINVSGGINCVCFDKTGTLTEDGLDMWGIVPCTDGLLGESERTVPKLSGHPLFEGMLVCHSLTLIDGELCGDPLDVKMFESTGWILEESEPEHLNEHDLVTPTIAKPGKNKNGVAENANEIFEIGIVQQYQFSSSLQRMSVIVRVLGSEIFRAYTKGSPEMILSLSKPETIPKDIMFCLKRYTEQGYRVIAMGRKELSESNAKIVKLPRDAIEQNLEFLGLVVMENRLKLPTIPVIQELRAADMHVLMITGDNIQTAVSVAKECGILSSQESVIDVTVVMEEDKSQPKIYFNAQQLSPKLSLRDKRIKIPELHDIERNIGSRNYRFALTGQSWQLLREHYPDIVAKICVRGAIFARMTSDQKQQLVLELMQLGYYVAMCGDGANDCGALRAAHTGISLSEAESSVASPFTSKVPDITCVPKVMKEGRAALVTSFGIFKFMVTYSLTEFVSVIILYSIDSNLTDLEFLFIDICLIVNFASFFGKTRAYEKKLVKKPPMTSLLSFTTIFSLTVHMLIMTIFQAVAYHAVRSFPWFTPFVHANNAEDACYENYSVYCVSMFQYITMAIIFSRGKPYRKPVYSNIAFVFSIILMTIVCAYITVYPAHWIINTLKLRLPPSYHWSIIILALALANFLTCLFVETFIIEYIIEKKFRSRFYRPEKSKKEYFKVEYQLKNDFGWPPLSNELPILPLTPSIENIMNVKYPEEQSKNDFNDKVERNKENNGLYAFDNYTFEDDELTKNTNMITRF from the exons ATG AGAGTTTATGGGTTCGAGAAGAACAAATTTAAAAGTGTTCTGGTTTACGTGTCGTACGTGTTGACGGCTGGTTGGGTCAGACTCTTTTTCCATTGGTACCCTCAGTTACACCTTTACGCGACTCACGACAAGTGTCCTTTGAGTCGCGCGACGAAATTGCTCGTAACT gataATTATCAAGGGAAATACAAGTCGTACTTCGTGAAAGAAGTGAAAACTATTTCTACCAGGAACATCAG CGCGCAACAACTATCGAGAGATCTGAACACGAACGACGAACAACTCGTGGAGAAGATTCGATGCAAGAGGTTGAAGATCAATTTAGAGAACGGTACGCAATGCGAAGTATTCGAGTACAAAGCGTTTTGGTGCAAAAAACAATGTTACGTATGGGACATCACGCAAAACGCGTTCTCGAGATTAATAGGACTAGACAAATATACGTTATGTTCGGATCTTCATTTGAACAGTAATCAAGGACTCTCTAAAGAGGAACAATGCCTCAG ACGTATCGTCTACGGGAACAACGAGATTATCGTTCCCGTACAAAGTATAGGCGTATTGCTTATATTGGAGGTTCTCAATCCGTTTTacatatttcaagtttttacgCTGTGCGTATGGTTCGCAGAGGGGTACTTATATTACACGGTAGCGATCGTGTGCATGTCGTTCTTCGGAATCACGAGTTCCATCATACAAACCCGTAAG AATCAGATTAATCTTCGTGGAACAGTCGCGTCGACGGAGACTGTTCGCGTGCACAGGAGTAAGAAAATATCGGAAAACATATCGAGCAGCGAATTAGTACCAGGGGATATAATAGAATTACCGAAGCATCAAGCTACTGTTATTTGCGACGCGGTACTCTTAACGGGCCAGTGTATATTAAACGAATCCATGCTAACCG GGGAATCGGTGCCGGTAACGAAAACTCCGTTACCCTCGCGCCACGTGTTGTACGATTCGAAAGAATGCTCCCATCATACCATATTCAGCGGCACCACCATCATTCAAACCAG AAGTTACAGCGACAGTCCGGTGTTAGCACGGGTCATTCGAACAGGTTACCACACCAGCAAAGGGAGCCTCGTCGCGGCCATTTTGTATCCGCCACCGGCAGATTTTAAATTCGATCAAGATTCTTACAAGTTTATCGGTATATTGGCGGTGATCGCGACATGCGGTTTCTTATACACGATCGTGACCAAG GCTTCTAGAGGAATCACGGCCGACGATATAGCGATAAAAGCCTTGGACATAATAACGATAGTGATTCCTCCAGCATTGCCAGCAGCGATGACAGTGGGAAAATTGTACGCTCAAGCGCGGTTGAAAAGAGCagaaatatattgtattaaCAATAGAGTGATCAACGTATCGGGCGGCATAAATTGCGTGTGCTTCGACAAG ACCGGCACTTTAACCGAAGATGGATTGGACATGTGGGGTATTGTACCGTGTACCGACGGTCTTCTCGGCGAATCGGAAAGGACCGTTCCTAAACTAAGCGGTCATCCTCTATTCGAGGGTATGCTAGTTTGTCATAGTTTAACTCTGATCGACGGTGAACTCTGCGGGGACCCTTTAGACGTTAAG ATGTTCGAGAGTACCGGATGGATATTAGAAGAATCCGAGCCGGAGCATTTAAACGAACACGATCTCGTAACACCGACGATAGCGAAACCAGGGAAAAATAAGAACGGTGTCGCGGAAAACGcgaacgaaatatttgaaatcggAATAGTGCAGCAATATCAATTCTCGAGTTCTCTGCAACGAATGTCTGTGATAGTACGCGTACTAGGCTCCGAAATTTTCCGAGCTTACACGAAAGGATCGCCCGAGATGATACTTAGTTTAAGCAAACCTGAAACTATTCCGAAAGATATAATGTTTTGCTTAAAACGCTATACGGAACAGGGCTATCGGGTCATAGCCATGGGACGAAAGGAATTATCGGAAAGTAACGCTAAG ATAGTGAAACTGCCTCGAGACGCGATCGAACAGAATCTCGAGTTCTTAGGTTTAGTAGTTATGGAAAACAGATTGAAATTGCCGACTATACCGGTCATCCAGGAGCTAAGAGCCGCCGACATGCATGTCTTGATGATTACGG GGGACAACATTCAGACTGCGGTGAGCGTCGCGAAAGAGTGTGGCATTTTATCGTCGCAAGAGTCTGTGATAGACGTGACCGTCGTTATGGAAGAGGATAAGTCTCAGCCGAAGATTTATTTTAATGCTCAACAGTTATCCCCGAAGCTG AGCCTTCGCGATAAAAGGATAAAAATACCGGAACTACACGATATAGAACGGAATATAGGTAGTAGGAATTATCGGTTCGCGTTGACGGGACAATCGTGGCAGTTACTGCGCGAACATTATCCAGACATCGTGGCTAAGATCTGCGTTCGTGGAGCAATATTTGCCAGAATGACTAGCGATCAAAAGCAACAATTAGTGTTGGAGCTGATGCAACTCGGTTATTACGTGG CCATGTGCGGAGACGGTGCTAATGACTGCGGTGCCCTGAGAGCGGCGCACACCGGTATATCTTTATCCGAAGCAGAATCCAG CGTTGCCAGCCCTTTCACGTCCAAGGTACCTGACATAACTTGTGTTCCAAAAGTAATGAAAGAAGGCCGCGCGGCCTTGGTCACGTCGttcggaatttttaaattcatggtCACTTATTCCCTTACAGAATTCGTGTCCGTTATTATACTTTACTCGATCGACTCGAATTTGACGGATCTAGAATTCCTTTTTATCGACATCTGTCTGATCGTTAACTTTGCCTCGTTCTTCGGGAAGACCAGAGCATACGAAAAGAAATTAGTAAAGAAACCTCCGATGACTAGTCTATTAAGTTTCACCACGATATTTTCTTTAACTGTTCATATGCTGATAATGACGATCTTTCAAGCCGTTGCTTATCACGCGGTTCGTTCTTTTCCTTGGTTTACTCCGTTCGTTCACGCGAATAACGCCGAAGACGCCTGCTACGAAAACTATTCCGTTTATTGTGTCTCGATGTTTCAATACATAACAATGGCCATAATATTTTCCCGTGGGAAACCGTACCGAAAACCTGTTTACTCGAACATCGCGTTCGTATTTTCCATTATTCTCATGACAATCGTCTGCGCCTATATCACCGTTTATCCAGCACACTGGATAATAAACACGCTAAAATTGCGTCTGCCTCCGTCTTACCATTGGAGTATTATCATTTTGGCGCTTGCCTTAGCCAACTTTCTTACTTGTCTCTTCGTCGAAACGTTCATAATAGAATATATCATCGAGAAAAAGTTTAGATCGCGATTTTATAGGCCCGAGAAGTCCAAGAAGGAATATTTCAAAGTAGAATaccaattgaaaaatgatttcGGTTGGCCACCGCTCAGTAACGAATTACCGATTTTGCCCTTAACACCGAGCATAGAGAACATCATGAACGTTAAATATCCGGAAGAACAGTCCAAAAACGATTTCAACGATAAAGTCGAACGAAATAAGGAAAACAATGGATTATACGCGTTTGATAATTATACCTTCGAAGACGACGAATTGACAAAAAACACAAACATGATAACTAGATTTTAA